A genome region from Actinomycetota bacterium includes the following:
- a CDS encoding transposase codes for QLKQDLEAVYEIEVADDGKRWLLRSPLEGVASKVFKAVGVAAPPTARMAEV; via the coding sequence AGCAGCTCAAGCAGGACCTGGAGGCCGTCTACGAGATCGAGGTAGCCGATGACGGGAAGAGATGGCTCTTGAGAAGCCCCCTCGAGGGAGTAGCCAGCAAGGTTTTCAAGGCCGTAGGGGTGGCCGCGCCGCCAACGGCGAGGATGGCGGAGGTGTAG
- a CDS encoding HNH endonuclease, whose translation MGSLYLARLSDEEKNELKHKLLESQGQKCFICEKPLDISIQEYEIDHIIPVSIGGKDDITNMAITHSTCNESKQDSDLRVARVLARFGAIRDACFKNNRGVNLDDILKEYGGSKYELSIVYDETRGMARYSFSDIGCNDIYETKVFEDDLSGFKYFFGIFPIEYVFHDDRINPRSIGQNISKLVKEFFLKRPQLHVPLGWIDLTNNRKERLKVFDGQHKAAAQVLLGVRKLPVRVFINPDIDTLLTTNTNAGTTLRQVAFDKSVQRHLGSALYYDRVERYRKELGLAEDDLSFSESDLVRYFKGESREMKRYILDNVRDYITHHQDNKLKDYIDFGGRGKEKPLSYSTVEKTFYSFFIFQDVMDNPLDYMQEEGENPRDIEREQILQLMNIIAEEIFINKFDPVIGTSKIEHRIQKGEDIPEPHLIAYRMSKEEILYNWLGYISQIAKNYFIMQGKPITERKLFQYRFPPALWDRIRVFIRNLRNLPCWVNKELSSTVFGGKQNYDFWQAVFETGCTPQGLQVLAAPLNLMEMIKEE comes from the coding sequence ATGGGCTCTCTATATCTTGCCAGGTTATCTGATGAGGAGAAGAATGAACTGAAGCATAAGCTTCTTGAGTCTCAAGGGCAAAAATGCTTTATTTGCGAAAAACCGCTAGACATCTCAATACAAGAATACGAAATTGACCACATCATCCCTGTAAGCATTGGCGGTAAAGATGATATCACAAATATGGCGATAACCCATTCAACCTGTAACGAATCCAAGCAGGATTCTGACCTACGTGTTGCAAGAGTTCTTGCGAGGTTTGGGGCAATACGTGATGCATGTTTTAAGAATAATCGTGGTGTTAATTTAGATGATATTTTAAAGGAATATGGCGGTTCGAAATACGAACTTTCGATTGTTTATGATGAAACTAGAGGTATGGCAAGATATTCCTTCTCTGATATTGGATGTAATGACATATACGAGACCAAAGTCTTTGAAGATGATTTGAGCGGGTTCAAATATTTCTTCGGAATTTTCCCTATAGAATATGTCTTCCATGATGACAGGATTAATCCTCGCTCAATAGGCCAAAACATATCAAAATTGGTAAAAGAGTTCTTCCTAAAGAGGCCTCAGCTTCATGTTCCACTTGGCTGGATTGACCTAACGAACAACCGGAAGGAAAGATTGAAAGTTTTTGATGGACAACACAAAGCCGCAGCACAGGTCTTGCTAGGGGTAAGAAAATTACCGGTAAGAGTTTTTATCAATCCCGATATTGATACTCTCCTTACGACAAATACGAACGCAGGTACCACCCTGCGCCAAGTAGCCTTTGACAAGTCAGTTCAAAGGCATCTAGGAAGCGCTCTCTACTATGATAGGGTAGAAAGATACAGAAAAGAACTCGGGCTTGCGGAAGATGACCTGAGCTTCTCTGAAAGCGATTTAGTAAGATACTTTAAGGGCGAATCGCGAGAGATGAAGAGATACATTCTCGACAATGTAAGAGATTATATTACGCACCATCAAGACAATAAGCTGAAAGACTATATAGACTTCGGAGGCAGGGGAAAGGAAAAGCCTTTATCTTACAGCACGGTAGAAAAAACCTTTTACTCATTTTTTATCTTCCAGGACGTGATGGATAATCCACTTGATTATATGCAAGAAGAGGGAGAAAATCCCAGAGATATCGAGCGAGAACAGATATTGCAATTAATGAACATCATTGCTGAGGAGATATTTATTAATAAATTTGACCCGGTCATTGGGACTTCGAAGATTGAGCATAGGATACAGAAGGGAGAGGATATCCCTGAGCCGCATCTTATTGCTTATAGGATGAGCAAGGAAGAGATTCTTTATAATTGGTTAGGATATATATCCCAGATAGCAAAGAATTACTTTATTATGCAGGGGAAACCGATAACAGAGAGAAAGCTCTTTCAGTACAGATTCCCTCCCGCCCTTTGGGATAGGATACGTGTGTTCATTAGGAATCTGAGGAATCTTCCTTGCTGGGTCAATAAAGAATTGTCATCTACTGTGTTCGGTGGAAAACAGAATTATGATTTCTGGCAGGCAGTTTTTGAAACGGGCTGCACTCCTCAGGGACTCCAAGTATTAGCAGCTCCATTGAACTTAATGGAAATGATAAAAGAGGAATAG
- a CDS encoding ATP-binding protein produces the protein MKAKAIDFELLSSRLRELRLPAMRECFADEAERARAEGLSYEEYLSELVRLETESRREHRVERRLRESRLPLEKSLASFDMKRLPSGVRNQVRVLLDGEFLKRAENVLAFGGVGSGKTHLLSAIGQELVYSGARVISYNCSLLMQELIAAKRRLELERKLKKLRSFDVVLIDDLGYVSHEREEMEVLFALISDRYERKSIILSSNMPFSRWEQIFGDAMTTAAAIDRLVHHSVILELNLPSYRLEQRGVGKSRKIPAEGGDKKKDSKTS, from the coding sequence ATGAAGGCAAAGGCCATCGATTTCGAGCTTCTCTCCTCGCGCCTGCGTGAGCTGCGCCTTCCGGCCATGAGGGAATGCTTTGCCGATGAAGCGGAGCGGGCGCGGGCCGAGGGTCTCTCCTACGAGGAATATCTCTCCGAGCTGGTGCGCCTGGAGACGGAATCGAGGCGAGAGCACAGGGTGGAGCGTAGACTGCGTGAATCCAGGCTGCCGCTTGAAAAAAGCCTGGCTTCCTTCGATATGAAACGTCTGCCCTCGGGGGTAAGGAATCAAGTGAGGGTGCTCCTTGATGGTGAGTTTCTCAAGCGGGCGGAAAACGTGCTCGCCTTCGGAGGCGTCGGCTCGGGCAAGACGCATCTTTTATCAGCCATAGGCCAGGAGCTCGTCTATTCCGGTGCCCGGGTCATTTCCTACAACTGCTCCCTGCTCATGCAGGAGCTTATCGCAGCCAAGCGCCGGCTGGAGTTGGAGAGGAAATTGAAGAAGCTGCGATCCTTCGACGTCGTGCTCATCGACGATCTGGGATATGTGAGCCACGAGCGGGAGGAGATGGAGGTCCTCTTCGCCCTCATCTCCGACCGCTATGAGAGAAAGAGTATCATACTCTCCTCCAATATGCCCTTCTCTCGCTGGGAGCAGATCTTCGGCGATGCCATGACCACTGCCGCCGCAATAGACCGCTTGGTGCATCATTCGGTCATACTTGAGCTCAACCTGCCGTCCTACAGGTTGGAGCAGCGAGGTGTTGGTAAGAGCAGGAAGATACCTGCGGAGGGAGGCGATAAGAAAAAGGATAGTAAAACATCATAG